From the Nocardiopsis changdeensis genome, one window contains:
- a CDS encoding MucR family transcriptional regulator: MTLQYGDPDGHGVHGQLTTGADGGLICHECGAERQFLGRHVREHGMSADQYRERHGLGRATRLVSARLHATLSTKGLERVGSPAWARFEAARDPDAAREEARQALKEPLRPQSVQSWTKEALAAAQGRKKRFCEVPGCGRPHAANGLCRTHRERLKRTGDVQAHIPVRPRKGGPGSKKES, translated from the coding sequence ATGACCCTCCAGTACGGCGACCCCGATGGGCACGGTGTCCACGGGCAGCTCACCACCGGAGCCGACGGTGGCCTCATCTGCCACGAATGCGGTGCCGAACGACAGTTTCTCGGCCGTCACGTCCGCGAGCACGGCATGTCCGCCGACCAGTACCGGGAGCGGCACGGGCTCGGGCGTGCCACCCGGCTCGTGTCCGCCAGGCTGCACGCCACCCTGTCCACCAAGGGTCTTGAGCGGGTCGGATCTCCGGCGTGGGCCCGGTTCGAGGCGGCACGCGACCCGGACGCAGCGCGCGAGGAGGCCCGCCAGGCCCTCAAGGAACCCCTGAGGCCACAGTCTGTGCAGTCGTGGACCAAGGAGGCGCTGGCAGCCGCGCAGGGTCGCAAGAAACGCTTCTGCGAGGTCCCCGGCTGCGGACGCCCCCATGCCGCGAACGGGCTGTGCCGCACCCACCGGGAACGACTGAAGCGCACTGGGGACGTTCAGGCGCACATCCCCGTGAGGCCACGCAAAGGCGGCCCGGGGTCGAAGAAGGAGAGCTGA
- a CDS encoding peptidoglycan recognition protein family protein: protein MPEPDKLQWRSDFGWSKSSPAGKAYPKRGLVVHYDSSDQNLANKPHSACEAYWKRTRGFHTGPSRGWADIGYSWGCCSHGYVMEGRGLFRTQAAQPGGNSTYYSVTLMTGPRDEVTPAQINAVRQLREWLMEPTSSISGTVKGHRDFIATSCPGDKAYRMVRDGTFTKPAVWGDDTPDVPEPTEPAPNPAPKPKPPATRAPGFPLPKGYYFGPRSGPAHSVSGYYSHREDLRAWQRRMRDRGWVISVDGLYGKQTEGVARAFQAEKRLLVDGKIGADTWKAAWEAPVT from the coding sequence ATGCCAGAACCCGACAAGCTCCAGTGGCGCAGTGACTTCGGCTGGTCCAAGTCCAGCCCTGCTGGGAAGGCCTACCCCAAACGGGGCCTGGTCGTCCACTACGACTCCTCGGATCAGAACCTCGCGAACAAGCCGCACAGCGCGTGTGAGGCGTACTGGAAGCGCACCCGAGGCTTCCACACCGGACCCTCTCGCGGATGGGCGGACATCGGCTATTCCTGGGGATGTTGTAGTCACGGATACGTGATGGAGGGGCGCGGGCTTTTCCGCACCCAGGCTGCCCAGCCCGGCGGCAACAGCACGTACTACTCCGTGACGCTGATGACCGGGCCTCGCGACGAGGTCACCCCGGCGCAGATCAACGCCGTGAGGCAGCTCCGCGAGTGGCTCATGGAGCCCACCTCGTCGATCTCCGGCACCGTGAAGGGGCACCGCGACTTCATCGCCACCTCCTGCCCCGGAGACAAGGCGTACCGGATGGTCCGCGACGGCACCTTCACCAAGCCCGCCGTGTGGGGTGACGACACCCCGGACGTTCCGGAGCCGACCGAGCCCGCCCCGAACCCGGCGCCCAAGCCCAAGCCGCCCGCGACCAGGGCGCCGGGCTTCCCGCTGCCCAAGGGGTACTACTTCGGGCCCCGATCCGGGCCTGCGCACTCGGTGTCGGGCTACTACTCGCACCGCGAGGACCTGCGCGCGTGGCAGCGGCGGATGCGCGACCGCGGGTGGGTGATCTCGGTGGACGGCCTGTACGGCAAGCAGACCGAAGGCGTCGCCCGCGCTTTCCAGGCGGAGAAGCGGCTGCTGGTGGACGGCAAGATCGGCGCCGACACCTGGAAGGCGGCGTGGGAGGCCCCGGTCACGTGA